From a region of the Zingiber officinale cultivar Zhangliang chromosome 4B, Zo_v1.1, whole genome shotgun sequence genome:
- the LOC121977819 gene encoding dirigent protein 23-like has translation MAPESFTGDEKPTYFHFYMHDDYGGSNPSSAKVVSGPPAMAGAGPRFFGDIVVLNNALTEGPEATSRAVGRAQGFAARVSRDGTVSELVMTVVFEEEGPHKGSTITVLGLVDLSLPVRELPIVGGTGVFRLVRGHAFTKSHDYNLDTGGAVEMEFHLIHN, from the coding sequence ATGGCACCGGAATCCTTCACCGGAGATGAGAAGCCCACTTATTTCCACTTCTACATGCACGACGACTACGGCGGCTCGAACCCGAGCTCCGCCAAAGTCGTGTCGGGGCCTCCGGCGATGGCGGGCGCGGGGCCGCGGTTCTTCGGCGACATCGTGGTGCTGAACAACGCACTGACGGAGGGGCCGGAGGCGACGTCGCGGGCGGTGGGGAGGGCGCAGGGGTTCGCGGCGCGAGTGTCCAGGGACGGGACGGTGTCGGAGCTGGTGATGACGGTGGTGTTCGAGGAGGAGGGTCCGCACAAGGGCAGCACCATCACGGTGCTCGGCCTAGTGGATCTCAGCCTGCCGGTGAGGGAGCTCCCTATCGTCGGCGGCACGGGGGTGTTCCGTCTGGTGCGGGGGCATGCCTTCACCAAGAGTCACGACTACAACCTCGACACCGGAGGGGCGGTGGAGATGGAGTTCCACCTCATACACAATTAA